In Nymphalis io chromosome 13, ilAglIoxx1.1, whole genome shotgun sequence, one genomic interval encodes:
- the LOC126773072 gene encoding glutathione S-transferase 1-1-like, with product MPVDLYYVPGSAPCRAVLLTARALNLNLNLKLVDLHHGEHLKPEYLKINPQHTVPTLVDDGYPIYESRAIITYLVNKYGKGSALYPEDPKARALVDQRLYFDIGTLYQRFGDYFYPQIFGGAPADKDKLAKVEDALKLLDTFLEGQKYVAGANLTVADLSIVAGVSSFEASDIDFKKYANVKRWYETVKSTAPGYQEANEKGLDAFKALVNSLLKK from the exons ATGCCTGTTGATTTGTACTACGTGCCTGGCTCCGCGCCCTGCCGAGCGGTGCTTCTCACTGCGCGTGCTCTCAACCTTAACCTCAACTTGAAACTAGTGGATCTGCATCACGGAGAACACCTTAAACCTGAATACCTTAAG ATAAATCCTCAACACACAGTCCCGACTCTAGTAGACGATGGCTACCCGATCTACGAGTCACGTGCTATCATAACCTACCTCGTGAACAAGTACGGAAAAGGCAGCGCGCTCTACCCCGAGGATCCTAAAGCGAGGGCACTTGTCGATCAACGCTTGTACTTCGACATTGGAACTTTGTACCAGAGATTCGGTGACTACTTC TATCCACAAATCTTCGGAGGTGCGCCCGCCGATAAGGATAAGTTAGCTAAAGTCGAGGATGCCCTCAAATTGCTTGATACCTTCCTCGAGGGACAGAAATACGTCGCTGGCGCCAACCTTACCGTAGCAGATCTCAGCATCGTCGCTGGCGTCTCCAGCTTCGAAGCATCTGACATTGACTTTAAGAAATATGCGAATGTTAAGAg GTGGTACGAAACCGTGAAGTCCACAGCACCTGGATATCAAGAAGCCAACGAGAAGGGTCTGGACGCTTTCAAGGCTCTCGTAAACAGCCTCCTCAAGAAGTAA